The Actinomycetes bacterium genomic interval CTGCTTTGATGCGACGAACTGCTGTTCAACGCTGTTAGGAACGACAACCGCTAGTTTTGCTTACCGGTATCTTTGTCTTTCTTGTCTTTCGATGGTGACTGCTTGCCCTTGGTCGCGGACTTCTGCCGCCACTCTTTCCAGGAATAGTTCCAGTAGGCACCTGGAGTTCCATTGGTGACCTCCATGGGGCGTCCTGTACCGGTGGTCACGGTGGGGTCACCACGCATGACTCGATGGAACAACCATTTCGCGTCTGCAACCCGCATGTTGGTGCAGCCGTGCGAGCCGTTCGCCAATCCAATCCGGCTATTGGCCCACGGCGCACCGTGAATGAACTCACCGGTTGGCGTCAGCCGGATCGAGTAGGGGGAGATGACGTCCCAGTCTTCCCCGGTGAGTCGGTCTGTTCCGATCATGCGCAGTTTTACGTACTGCTCCCCCGTGAGGATTTTGATACCACTTCGCGTTTTATAGCCGCCCGAAACCTTGCCCAGCGAAACGGGGAAACTCTTAATGAGCTTGTTACCCCGGTATACGTAGAGGCGGTGCTTGGCGTCCCTGATCTTGATGACCAGTTTGCGATCAGTGCGCAGCACATACTCACGATTCCGGTCACCCACGTAATGGGTCCTGCCATCTGCACCCAACAGCACCCCCTTGAGGTCTACATCGAAGGCGACCCGGGCATTGCCTGGCCAGAACTTCTTGGGCCGATAGATAGCTGTCTGCCGGTCAACCCATCCCCAAGCGCCCTTCGACATCTTCTTCTTCCGATTGGATGTCACCGTGATGGCCTCTTCAACGTTTGACCGCCGCGCGATCGGCCGATCAAACTTGATAGTTACCAGCTGGCCAACCCCGTATTTGCCGCTTGTTCCGGGAGAAATCCGATAGCCCACCGGAACGTTGGTCACATTAGGCTTCTTTGGCTTTACTTCCTCAGTGTCGCCTTGGCTCGAATCCTCAGATCCTTGGTCGCCCTCATCTTTCGGCGCTGGATCCGCCGTTGCGTCAGCTGGGTCCTCCTGGAACGCCGTGATCGGCAGGTCGTCAGTACGCACGGTGGGGATGTCCTCTGCGGCGGTCGCCACACTCGCTGTTCCGCCAGCCAGCGCCACTGCGAGCGCTCCTGTCAGGAAAATTCGCATATCTCCTCCTCCGCTGCCCTGCCTCGGCAATCGAGTAACTTCTACTCGCACCGGTAATGGCGGCACCATCCTAGTCCCGCCTACGTCTCTAGTATGCGGCTAATATTACTCCCAAAACCACCGTCGAAGGATGTCGATTTCAGCACAGTCAAGTCGTTCTTATTCCGGACACTGAGATTCTCGTCTTGCTGCACGCAACAAGAGATCCGGCGGGGTTAGGCCCCTCGCTGCGGTGGCATCGAGGGAACCCGTCCACCCGCCCGGAAACGCAAGAAGTCCGCAGCAGGCATGGGGCGCGCATACCGGAACCCCTGCGCCAACGGCAGATCGAGATCCAGCACGATTTGATGCTCTTCAGCGGTTTCCACACCCTCCGCAAGGACAGCAGATCCCAATGAGCTGCCGAGGTTGCGCGCCGCTCTCATCAATTCGATGCCGTCCATGGCGCCCGCCCCAGATTTCATCACAATGCTGCGATCGACCTTGAGCAGCGACGGACGCAACAACTCCAGCCGAGCCAGATTTGAGTAGCCAGTGCCGAAATCGTCGATGGCCAACCGATAACCAAACTCCTGCAGCATCTGGAGATTGTGCAGCGCTAGTTCAGACTCGTGAAGTTGAAAGGATTCCGTGACCTCTACGTAGCAACGGTGCGCAATATCCGCCAGTGGCTCTCGCCCCAGCGCGTCGATCACGCCGTGATAGCGAGATTCCCACGGGGACAAGTTGAAGGTAAGAAAGAAGTCGGGGTCAGCGTCAGCGAGAAGCAGCGGTCCAGTTTCCGCGAGCCGCTGAATCACAATTTCTCCGAGCGCTGCGTTGCGCATTTCCTGGGCCAGCGAAACGAACTCACTCGCCGGTACGAACCGGCCACCGTGTTTCCAGCGGACTAGTGCTTCGGCGCCCACCCATCGAGCTGTCTCCGGTTGCACGATCGGCTGGAACCACAGAACGAACGGATCGCCACGACGAAGGGCGGCTGCCATCTCTTGCCCTAATGAAGCTCGCGCTCGCGCAGATTGGGCCATCTCCTCATCAAAAGTGGCAAGGCTCCCCCGTGGGGATTTCTTAGCTTCCACTACGGCGCGATCCGCTTGGAAGATCCATTCTTCAGCGGTCGTACTGCCGTCCCCGACAACCGCCACCCCAACCGAAGCAGACACCACTATTCGATCTTGCGCCACTGCCATCGGCGTGCTCACCGCCGCGACTATCTCCTCTGCCATCGAAGTGGCCTTGTCTCCATCAGCGTGGTCAAGTAAGACGGCGAAGTCGTCCCCACCAACTCGCCCTACGGATGCCCCAGAGGCAGTCGTGACCAATCGGCTAGCCACCTGAACAAGTACTTGATCACCGGCAGCATGCCCAAACTGGTCGTTGATGTCGTGGAAACCGTTGATATTGATCCACAACAAGGCAGGTCGGTTGCCTCGCACTGGTATCAGGTTCAGCGCCTCACGCATCGACTGAATCAGCCGCTCTCGGGACTGCACACCCGTGAGCCGGTCCACCTGCGCGATTGCGGCGTTGCGCCGTTGGATGCTGTCGA includes:
- a CDS encoding EAL domain-containing protein, yielding MASIAAFATAGYPLPQVEATVVAHSYISAAFAGLIALVLFTYGRTGQRRGFLLLASLYLSYGFMISTFPLFFEGAFLAGEFVMGGPQSAPLLAVFLLYIFTVGIPVAAVLINRDRLRRGGSEAEPQHIRWWVITPLLLSGIMLGWISLFPETLPTVLDADGQGLPWVRVVLGIFNPLLSLIGLVIVGLAARNGSIIGVWLFIVSMALLANGVLLLNLTGRYTLGWYYVRIFTLLVLLVLLVALILRIDSIQRRNAAIAQVDRLTGVQSRERLIQSMREALNLIPVRGNRPALLWININGFHDINDQFGHAAGDQVLVQVASRLVTTASGASVGRVGGDDFAVLLDHADGDKATSMAEEIVAAVSTPMAVAQDRIVVSASVGVAVVGDGSTTAEEWIFQADRAVVEAKKSPRGSLATFDEEMAQSARARASLGQEMAAALRRGDPFVLWFQPIVQPETARWVGAEALVRWKHGGRFVPASEFVSLAQEMRNAALGEIVIQRLAETGPLLLADADPDFFLTFNLSPWESRYHGVIDALGREPLADIAHRCYVEVTESFQLHESELALHNLQMLQEFGYRLAIDDFGTGYSNLARLELLRPSLLKVDRSIVMKSGAGAMDGIELMRAARNLGSSLGSAVLAEGVETAEEHQIVLDLDLPLAQGFRYARPMPAADFLRFRAGGRVPSMPPQRGA
- a CDS encoding L,D-transpeptidase — its product is MRIFLTGALAVALAGGTASVATAAEDIPTVRTDDLPITAFQEDPADATADPAPKDEGDQGSEDSSQGDTEEVKPKKPNVTNVPVGYRISPGTSGKYGVGQLVTIKFDRPIARRSNVEEAITVTSNRKKKMSKGAWGWVDRQTAIYRPKKFWPGNARVAFDVDLKGVLLGADGRTHYVGDRNREYVLRTDRKLVIKIRDAKHRLYVYRGNKLIKSFPVSLGKVSGGYKTRSGIKILTGEQYVKLRMIGTDRLTGEDWDVISPYSIRLTPTGEFIHGAPWANSRIGLANGSHGCTNMRVADAKWLFHRVMRGDPTVTTGTGRPMEVTNGTPGAYWNYSWKEWRQKSATKGKQSPSKDKKDKDTGKQN